A segment of the Vibrio sp. 16 genome:
AATCCAGCTTGCAGGCCAAGTTCGTGATTCCTATGGCAGTGGCACTGGGCTTTGCCGTTCTGTTTGCTACCTTGCTTACCCTGATACTGGTGCCTTGTCTCTACTTGATGCTGGAAGACATTAAAAATGTTTTTCGTCGCATCAAACGGTTGTTCAGCCGTAAGCAACCAGCACTAACCAACTAATATCAAAGGCGGAGTTTTTCTCCGCCTTTCTTGTTTGAAATCGACTATTTCCCCGCTTCGACCATTTCGATAATCTTATGTGCTTTTTCAAAATGATCGAGTTTGTGGGTTTGAATCCACCAAGTAGCTGCTTCCATTAGTAACTCTGGGTCATCATTCTTGTTAGCAAAAAATGCATAGAATGAGACGCCGACATTATCGCCTTTCTGCGCGATTTTCTTGTTGCAGACTGCAATGACCTTTTCCCTAAGTGATGTTCGCATGAGGTTTCCTAGCTGGTGAGTGTGGTTAGAGATTAACAGATTGACTGTCTAATTTTTTGAAAAACAAGAAAAAAGCGGCAAAATCGCCGCTTTCATCTTTTCGGTAGGGTAGTTAAATCTCCTCATGTTTATGAACGAGGCCGAAGTCAGCCAAAATCGCATAGGCTGCTGGGATCATAAACAGGACGAGGAGTGTCGAGGCGAAGATACCAAAGACAATGGAAATCACCAGAGGCTGAATCACCTGAGCCTGTAAACTTGTCTCTGTTAGCAAAGGTAATAGCCCCGCCGCTGTTGTCATCGAGGTTAAAAATACCGCTCTAAACCGTTCTCTGCTGGCTTTAACCACAGAGTCATGAACGCTGTCCCCTTCATCAACGTGATGCCTTATATATTGCACCAATAATATGGAGTCGTTGACCACGATACCAGCCAGAGACACAAATCCCATCATGCTTGGCATACTCAGCGAGTGGCCAAGAAGGATATGGCCCCAGACCACGCCAATAAAGGCAAGAGGAATGGCCAGCATCACAACAAAAGGTTCAAGATAGCTGCGGAATTGGTAGCTAAGAATGGCAAATACGCCGAACAGTCCCAATGCGAAGCCTTTACCCATGGATGCGCCCGTTTCCGCGGTGTCTTTTGCCTCACCTTCAAAGTCGAAACGTAACCCAGGATACTTCTTAAGTAGCTTAGGGGCTTCTTCTTGCTGGAATTGGCGAATGATAGCGGTCGAGTTGGCTTTTGTATTGTCGGTATCGCCAAACACGCTGATGGTACGTAGGCCATCGATACGTTGAATACGCACATAGTTACGCTGAAAATCGAGCGTTGCAATCGACGCCAGAGGAATTTGGCTACCATCTGGCATTATGATTGGGAAGTTTGCCAACTGTTGTAAGTCACCAGCTTGTACTTTATCCAAACGAACTTCGATGGAAATGTTCTCAACGCCAACTTGGATTTCATCCGCGGTTTGGCCAAAGAAGGCGGCTCTGAGCTGGCTCGCGATGAGCTGACCATTGACACCATAGGTCTCTGCGCCCGGTCTTAATTTGACTAAGACTTCTTCTTTGCCCATGCGCATGTCATCGAGCACGCCATGAACACCATCAAACTCGTTCAAATATTGCTGGATATCAATCGAGGCTGCTTTCAATGCTTCAAGATCGTCATGCTTGGCTCGAATCTCAATGGCGCGACCACCGGGGCCCATTGTGGGTTGCTTAAACACCAAAGAAATCGGCTGCGCTAGCTCTCCGACATCTGCTCGCCATGCGGAGATAAACTCGTCGATAAGGGTGTTTCTACTTTCCGCACCCAGCAGGTCTAGCCTAACCGTTGCGATGTGAGGTCCAGATTCATTGGCATCGGCATTGGCGTTGAACTGGCTTGTGATGTGCTCAACCAAAGGCGTGCCGTTTTCTTTTTCTATACTCCACTGTTTGCCGAGCTTCTCGGCCGATGCAACGATTTTTTCTACCACGTATTCGGTTTGCGAGAGCGAAGAGCCTGGAGGCAAAATGATGCGCGCCTCAGCGATGTCGCCGTCGAGTTCCGGGAACGGCTGAAACTTGAGTATTCCGCCGACTATCGTTGCCACCGAAATCAGTAACAGGGTAATCACGCCACCAATAAAGGCGTAGCGATACTCGACCACTTTATCCACCGCGGACACCAGTTTGGTATTACGAAAATTCTCAAAGCCATCGAGCAGTTTCTTCTTGAATTTAGCGGGTGATTTTTCTCGCTTCTCTTTGTGAAGTGAATGAGAAAGGTGGTTTGGCAGAATCAAAAAGGCTTCCACAAGGCTGAGAGTGAGGACCAAAATGAGAACTTGAGGCACCGCCTTGAGCACCGCGCCCATTTCCCCTTGTAAAAAGAGTAAGCTGCCGAAGATGCATACCGTCGTTAAGAACGATGAAATAACGCCCGGGAGTACTTTTTTAACGCCTTTGATAACCGCATTGTCTATCTCTTCTCCTCTGTCTAGGTGGGCAGCGATCGATTCGGCAATCACAATGGCGTCATCCATCATGATACCAATCGCCATGAGCAACCCGACTAAAGACATGATGTTAATCGACAGTCCTAGTTGCGCCATTAGGAACAAGCCACCTAAAAAGGCAACTGGCAATCCTGCTGCCACCCAAAAAGAGTAGCGTAGGCTAAAGAAAAGCCACATGGTCGCAAACACCAAGACAATACCCTGCCAGCCGTTGCTGACCATCATGGTGAGACGATCCCAAAGGACAGAGGATAGGTCATTGGTCAGTTCTAACGTGACACCATCGGGAGCGATGGCCTGTTGGTCGAGAACAAACTGGGAGACTCGCTCTTTGATTCGCAGCGCGTCATCTTCTTTATTTTTACTGATTTTCAGCAGGGCGGACGGATGACCATCAAACAGCACCTTTTGTTCATCAAGCTCAAAGCGGTCTGTAATGGTGGCAATGTCTTTGAGGCGAATGAGAGAGCCATTTGGGCCCGAACCAACAACAATGGTTTCTAGCGCTTCAGGTGTTATACGACGTTCATCAAATCGAATTAGAAAGTGCTTATCGGGCGTTTCAATATTACCGCTGGGTAATTTGACATTTTGACGCCCAATTTGCTCAGCAATATCACCGACGCTTAACCCGAGCTGACGAATTGCCTGAGTGTCGAGTTCGACTCGATATTGATGGTCAGAAAAGCCTGCTACATCGACCAAGGAGACATCGTAATCGAGCTTTAACGTTCGCTTAAGCTGCTCTGCGTACGCTTTGAGTTCTGGCCAAGTAGTGTCTGCGGTAATCGCCACATCAACAACAGGTTCGTTCCAATCTAACTCTTGAACGACGGGCGACTCAATTTCTTGAGGGAAGTCGTTGATTGCGTTAATTTGCGTTTGGACATCGACGAGCATCCTGCTGATATCGGCTTTTTCATTGAGCTTCAGTATTAATCGAGCTGAGCCCTCGACCGCTTCACATTGGGTCTCTTCAATATTGGCTAGCCCATCAACGGCGTCTTCCATACGCACACAGATGCTCTCTTCCACTTCTAGCGGGGAGGCTCCCGGGTAGACCACTCCCGCCATGATGTACGGAGGATCAAACTCGGGGAAGGTTTCGCGTTTGATATTGGACAATGAGGTAATACCAAGGAGCAGCAAAGTCAGCATCAGCAAGTTGGCTGCCGTTGGGTGTTTGGCAAAGAAGCGAATCATACACTTGGCTCCTCTGCGGTGGCTTCTTTCAGTTGCATTCCTTCAATTGCAGGAAGCAAATCATTCAGAATCAATTTTTCGCCTTGTTCGAAATCGCCATCAATGATCACTTGGTTATCGCGGCGATACAGCACTTCCACCGGGCGGATATCCAGCTGATTAAGATCATTCAATAGATAGACTTTGTTGCCATGCAGTGCGCGTTCAGGGATCACCCAGTTTGGGTTGGCTTGTCCTTCGATATAGGCACGCACAAACATGCCGTTAACCAGTGGTGGAGCAGAGGCTGGGTTGAGAGCGCGGTAGTCTTGAGTGATCTCTAAAATCACGCCCGCAGTCGCCTGATTTGGGTCGACGGTTTCACTGATACGCGAGACTTTCGCAGGCCAAGTGGCGGTAACGTTGCCGCTATTTAGCTCAATACGCGCATTGATGAAGGAGGTATCAGGTTTGGGAATGCCCGACGTGTCACGTTCGAACTCGCCAAGGCTGGACGCGAGCGTATGCATGTCGTGAATGGACAATTGCGCCTCCACCTCCATGGTGTTGATGCCATGGGCGACAATCATCGTTTGCTGTTGATTGACCACTTGGTCTTGCTCGATGTCTACTTCTGCAATACGCAGGTCGTAGGGTAAAGTGATGATGGTTTTTTCTAGCGAGCGCTGCGCCTCTTCGACTTTAGAACCGTTCACTTTCACCAAAGCTTGAGCCACTCTTTTCTCATCGGGCATGAGACCAATTTGATTTTCAATATCCAGCACGATCTTACGTTGCGACAACGCACTTTGGGTTTGCTGGTCAACATCAGATTGAGAAGTCAGCCCTTTTTTGCGCAGGTTTTGCTTACGCTCCAACTCTTTATTAGCAATCGCGAGGCGGTTTTTCTCAATTTTTAGCGTTTGCTTTAGGTTGGCTTCTTCTTGGCTTAGCTTAGCTAAAGAGGTTTGGGCAGATTTGAGATCAGCTTGAGCTTGAACCAGTTTGAGCTCGTAGTCGAGCGGGTCGATACGAATGACTTCAGTACCGGCTTGGAGTACTTGACCTTTTTGTAGCATCGGATTTCTGTATACGACTCTTCCCGACACTTCGGCGATCGCTTTCCATTCCACTTTAGGCTCAACTTTTCCAAAGCCAATCGCGAGTGGGGCGCTAGCACGCAGCTCAAGTGGTATGGTTTCAACGATTCGTGCGCGGTCGCCAGCGGGTTTGACTGGCAATTGAGGTTTCATTTTTATCGCTGTGACCAGTGCGATAACTCCCACAGCAAGGGCGGGAAAGAACAGAAGTTTCTTATTGATTTTCATCGGCGATACCTTGCGTATTGAGAAATCCAAATTTCATCATTTCAATATTGTGTTCGAGTAATTTGTCGAGGAATTCTTGATTGAGTTCGATCCCGTGAATGGCAAGCATCGCGGGAGGAGCGATAAACGGAAAGACCATCAAGCTAATGTAAGAGACTTTGCACAGCTTCGGATCCGCGCCGGGTTTGAGAATCCCACCTCCAGTCATTTTCTCAAACATCAGGTGCTGCATGGGCTGCGTGACATCCATGAACACTTTTTCAAGCAATTTCCTTTGCGTCTCAGATGGTGACATGTTCATGACTTGCATCACCAAGCGAGGAAACTGTGGCACTTTGATCATTTCACGGTAATAGGTACGCATAATATCCAAGAAATTGGCTTGGGAACCGTTGGCGAGTAACTTGGCCATTTGTTCTTGCATCGGCGCCATCGTCTCGCGAAGCATTGCCTCGAACAATCCTTCTTTACTGCCAAAGTAGTAGCGAATCATGGCGACATTGACGCCAGCACGCTGGGCGATCAAGCGCGTTGACACTTTTTCGTAAGGCATCACGGTAAACAGCTCTCGAGATTGAGTGATCAAGCTTTCTCGTGCTTGCGTCTTCTCGCTTGGCCTGCCGACTTTTCGATGAACGGGGGGCATGTGATTCGCTCTCATAATTAAACAGATGATTAATTATAGGGGGTTGCACGCGAGTTAACAGGTGATTAATTCAACACTATTTAATCAATTGATTAATTTATGCCAATAGTTGAAGAGGAAGTCGCGCTCATCAGAAAAAAAGCCCGCATAGCAAAGACTATGCGGGCAAAAGGTAACAATTAGTCAATTGTTTAGTTGGAAATGTTTGGTTTTACATCCATATACTCGCCGTTAAAAAAGATTAAGCGCTTGAGCGTGATTTTAAAACGGTGTAACCAATGAGAGATAAAGTAACACTTTTGTTATTATGCGTTAAACATCAAATGTGCAAAGATAATTTCCAAAAATGAAAAGAATAAAGGCGCATGGGGAGTGATATCGATCGCGACATGTTGCGTGGTATAGTGGCCGGATAACCATAATCGAGGAGTATAAATGCCGATATTTCGATCTTTTTTTAAACGCAGAATCTTACGTAAGATGATTGCAAAGATGTCACCTGAATTGATCAAAGGCTATGGTTCAAGAGAATTTTACTCTTGCGGACAGGTTATTCAGACTTCGAAACGAGTGAATGCCTCTAAACGTTACCTGCACTACAATGTTGCGCTTTTCTGCAATGAGCTTGACGAGCAAGCAAGTGAGAAACTCGACTTGAGTCAGGCTGAGCTTGACAAGCTACGTGTTGAACTGGCGAACAAGATTTTCTCAGGAGAAGAGTATACGGCAATGGACATACTCAAACTTGTTGCCCCATCCCAATGGAAAGGTGGGGCAATGGAAGACGACTTCTCCAATCGTTATGGAATGAACAGTCGATACTGACTTTGGCTAAGTATGGGCTACTATCGCAGTAGCCCTTGTGATTTAGCCATTTTATTTGCGAGTGTTGGAGCAGCCCAAAGACTCGGTAACAGAATAAATGATACGGGAACTGCGGTAATCACGATAAACGATTGCAAAGCTGAGATTCCGCCAGAACCGACCGAAATCAACGCGATCGCGACGATCCCCATCATCACACCCCAAAAGCAGCGCATCAAGCCGTTTGGTTCCGTTGAGCCAGAAATCACAACAGAGATGGTGTAAGTCATCGAATCACCTGTTGTCACAATAAAGGTGGTGGTGAGTACCAAAAATAGCAGGGAAATCCCTGTAGCAAATGGCAGTTGCTCGGTAATCGCTAACAAGGCTGCAGGCAAGTTAAACCCTTCAAATGCTTGTGAAATTAGCCCAGGCGATTCGAGCTCAAACGCTAAGCCACTTCCCCCAACAACACTGAACCAAAAACATGTGATCAGTGGGGCGGCGATGCTAATGGACAAAATCATTTGGCGCAGAGTGCGGCCTCGTGAAATCCGAGCAATGAAAATGGCCATCATTGGGCCGTAACCGATGAACCATCCCCAGAAGAAGACCGTCCACCAACTCAGCCATTCGCTGTCATTTCGATACAGTGCCATTGGGAAAAAGTTGTCCACCATGCGTCCAATACCCTGTACATAGCCATCGATGATGAAACCAGTAGGGCCAAAGACCAAGAGGTATCCAACCAGAAGCACTGCCAAAATGACGTTGTAACGGCTGACAATTTGAATACCTTTGCTAAGTCCGCTCAGTGCCGATAGCGTATACGCTAGAATGGCAAAGAGTATCACGATGCTTTGAGTGGCAAAGGTATCGGGAACGTCGAAAAGCGAATTGAGCGCGTAGCTAATTTGCAGACCAAGAAACCCGATAGGTCCGATGGTTCCCGCTGCCACAGCGACAATACAACAGGCATCCGCAATATGGCCAAGGACACCATGAATGCGATCACCGAAAACGGGATAGAGTAAAGTTCTTGGCTTTAGTGGCAAACCTTTCTCGTAGTGCAGGTGCATTAGCACAATGGACGACAAGCCGCCAAGTATTGCCCAAGCCAAAAAGCCCCAATGCATAAACGACTGAGCCAGAGCGTTGATAGCCATATTCTGTGGCGAGGTGCCATGTGAAAACAGAGGTGGCTGAGAAACGTAGTGGGCGATAGGCTCTGCAGCCGCCCAAAATACGCCGCCCCCTGCGAGCAGTGTGCACAGCACAATCGCAAGCCACTTGCTGTTGGCGATTTCAGGGGCAGATAGAGCGCCTAGTCGAACGTCCCCTAAACGGCTCAATGCCATGAATAAGCCAATCAGAAAGTTCGCAAGCAGCAGTACTTGCCAGAACGCACCAAAGTATCGAGTTGACAGAGAGAAACCTTGGTTTACGAGCCCTGTCAGACTTTCTGCATCAAACAGTGCTAACAAGACAAAGGCAGTGAGGAACGTACCACTTAACCAAAATACTGGGTTATGCAGTTCGAGTTTGTAGAAGAACGCGTTGTGTTGAGTGTGCGAGCGGTTAGCAGCGGCACTGGTGGCGTTGATACTGTCACCATCCATTGGCTGCGTTAAATTAGACATCAATAAGTTCGCTATTTGTTGGTCAGTCGTTATGATTGACCTATGCATGTATCCCCATATGAAATAAACAATAACTGTGAGGTGCGTCAAAAAGCGTGTGATACTAACATGTTTATTAATAGATTCGCAGCGAATTACCAACAAGTGGTGAATGATTCATCTATTGAGCGCCGCTTGCGTAATTCTTCGCCAGCAAATCGGCAGATAGTGGTCTCTCAATAAAGTAGCCTTGCAATAAATCGCAGCCATATTCTATTAGCCTGACTTTTTGCGCTTGTGTTTCGACGCCCTCGGCGACGACTCGCATGTCCGAAGAGCGAGCAATCGCCAAGATCGCTTTGACTAATGAGTTACTTTGTTCAGAGTTGAGCATCTTGTCTATAAACACTCGGTCGATCTTCAATTCATCAAGTGGCAAGTTGCTCAAATAACTGAGAGAAGAATAACCGGTACCAAAATCATCGAGTGAAATGGTAAAGCCCAGCTCTTTAAGTTGATTGATGATTGGTGTCACCTTGGGCAGATCGTTAATGAGTACGTTTTCGGTAATCTCTAAAGTGATGCGATTAGGTGGCATCGCGTGTTTTGCACTCGCCGAGAGCAGTTGAGTGACGAAGGATTCATTGACTAGCTGCATGGGTGAAATATTGACAGAGAGTGCCAAGTCACTGTCGGGGAATATTTTATTGATCTCTTCGCATGAACGTTCAAGGACAAATTCGCCAAGCTCGCTGATCAGGCCGATTTCCTCCGCCAGAGTGATAAATTCGAGAGGGGAAACATGGCCAAGCTGAGGGTTGTGCCAACGCAAAAGGCTCTCGACACCGTAAATCTTGCCCGTCTTGGCGTTGATTTGCGGTTGGTAAACAACAGAAAGCTCACCGCGTTCAATGGCACCGCGAAGTTCACGCTCTAACAGGAAGTCATACTGAACTTGCTGATTGATGGTGCTGTCGAAAAACAACACATCGCCTTTTTGTCTCGCTTTAGATTTGTACAAAACAATGTCTGCTTTTGAGATCAAATCTTCTGGTTCATCACCATCGGTTGGGAACATGGAGACACCGATCGAGCAACTTGCGTATAAGACTTTGTTATCGATAACAAACTGTTGCTTGAACACGTCTTTGATTAACTCGACTTTCTTCTCTGTTTCTGCCAAGTTATTGAGCTCAGGAAAACAGAAAATAAACTCATCTCCGCCGAATCGAGCGACAAACTCATCGGGTTGTAAAAAGGCTTCAAACTTCTTACCAATTTCACTCAATAAACGGTCGCCTGCCGAGTGGCCATATAGGTCGTTTACTTTTTTGAAATCGTCCAAGTCGACGAACATCACTGCAAGCTGTTGACATTGGCTTCTCGATCGCTCGATGCCAGCATTAATGTGTTCGTGCAGCAGAGAGCGATTAGGCAAACCGGTCAACTCATCGTGCAGTGCCATGTGTTCCAGTTTGTCTTTGGTTTGCTGAAGTTGGCTAAAGTCACTGTTGATCTTGCTTTGAAATCGTTCGAACCGAGAAGCGATCAGTTTACTCATCATAAGCGAGAACAGGGCCACAATAAGCGTCGTAATCACGCCGATAGTGATCATCTGAGCGACGGCTTTTTGCTGTTCTTCTTCCGTTTGTTGCTGTCTTTCTAGGATAAAACGTTGACTATTTTCATCGTAAATCCCAGAGCCGATGCGCCACTCCCATTTAGGCTCTTTCAGGATGTAACTGCTTTTGGCGAAGTCAGAGACACCGGGTGGGGCGTAAATGGCTTGGTGATGGACAAACTGCTGGTCTGATTGAAGAATGTCTCGCACCCCTTCGATGTTAACTTCATTGCCAAGCGTGAGCGCGTTTTTGCCAATCAATTCGGGATCAATGTGCGATAAAATGGTGCCGTCCGCGTCTAGCACGAAAACATAGCCAAACTCACCAAATCTTAGGTTTTTAATCCATGCTAAGACGGTTTGTTTAATGTCGTCTTCTACGTCAACAACATAGTCTCCAGTACCAATGAACCAATCGTAGGGCTCGAAATACTTACCGAAGCCGATTTTCTCAAACTCTTTGTTTTTGTTGTCAGGTTTGACGAACCACCAACGATAGAAGGCTTCGCCATTTGCTTTCACTTGTTCACCCATTTCTCGAACAATATAGCTGCCACGAACGTCCTTAAAGTCCCAAAGAGAGGTGCCTTCCACGCGCGGAAGCAACGGGTGCATCACGTTGAGCCCTTCGGTTTTGTAG
Coding sequences within it:
- a CDS encoding DUF6500 family protein, which gives rise to MRTSLREKVIAVCNKKIAQKGDNVGVSFYAFFANKNDDPELLMEAATWWIQTHKLDHFEKAHKIIEMVEAGK
- a CDS encoding TetR/AcrR family transcriptional regulator; this translates as MPPVHRKVGRPSEKTQARESLITQSRELFTVMPYEKVSTRLIAQRAGVNVAMIRYYFGSKEGLFEAMLRETMAPMQEQMAKLLANGSQANFLDIMRTYYREMIKVPQFPRLVMQVMNMSPSETQRKLLEKVFMDVTQPMQHLMFEKMTGGGILKPGADPKLCKVSYISLMVFPFIAPPAMLAIHGIELNQEFLDKLLEHNIEMMKFGFLNTQGIADENQ
- a CDS encoding DUF6559 family protein, which produces MPIFRSFFKRRILRKMIAKMSPELIKGYGSREFYSCGQVIQTSKRVNASKRYLHYNVALFCNELDEQASEKLDLSQAELDKLRVELANKIFSGEEYTAMDILKLVAPSQWKGGAMEDDFSNRYGMNSRY
- a CDS encoding cache domain-containing protein, with translation MAEITDKKLLKLITYAPASIVGAFTLLWVVLAVTDVLMGSQEKLLALKEEYQQRENQLLTKQVEYVAQQVKFAREQTEQQLEDTIQSRIYEAHNIATRLYESNKHLPEAEVTKIITDALRDIRFNNGRGYFFIYKTEGLNVMHPLLPRVEGTSLWDFKDVRGSYIVREMGEQVKANGEAFYRWWFVKPDNKNKEFEKIGFGKYFEPYDWFIGTGDYVVDVEDDIKQTVLAWIKNLRFGEFGYVFVLDADGTILSHIDPELIGKNALTLGNEVNIEGVRDILQSDQQFVHHQAIYAPPGVSDFAKSSYILKEPKWEWRIGSGIYDENSQRFILERQQQTEEEQQKAVAQMITIGVITTLIVALFSLMMSKLIASRFERFQSKINSDFSQLQQTKDKLEHMALHDELTGLPNRSLLHEHINAGIERSRSQCQQLAVMFVDLDDFKKVNDLYGHSAGDRLLSEIGKKFEAFLQPDEFVARFGGDEFIFCFPELNNLAETEKKVELIKDVFKQQFVIDNKVLYASCSIGVSMFPTDGDEPEDLISKADIVLYKSKARQKGDVLFFDSTINQQVQYDFLLERELRGAIERGELSVVYQPQINAKTGKIYGVESLLRWHNPQLGHVSPLEFITLAEEIGLISELGEFVLERSCEEINKIFPDSDLALSVNISPMQLVNESFVTQLLSASAKHAMPPNRITLEITENVLINDLPKVTPIINQLKELGFTISLDDFGTGYSSLSYLSNLPLDELKIDRVFIDKMLNSEQSNSLVKAILAIARSSDMRVVAEGVETQAQKVRLIEYGCDLLQGYFIERPLSADLLAKNYASGAQ
- a CDS encoding efflux RND transporter permease subunit yields the protein MIRFFAKHPTAANLLMLTLLLLGITSLSNIKRETFPEFDPPYIMAGVVYPGASPLEVEESICVRMEDAVDGLANIEETQCEAVEGSARLILKLNEKADISRMLVDVQTQINAINDFPQEIESPVVQELDWNEPVVDVAITADTTWPELKAYAEQLKRTLKLDYDVSLVDVAGFSDHQYRVELDTQAIRQLGLSVGDIAEQIGRQNVKLPSGNIETPDKHFLIRFDERRITPEALETIVVGSGPNGSLIRLKDIATITDRFELDEQKVLFDGHPSALLKISKNKEDDALRIKERVSQFVLDQQAIAPDGVTLELTNDLSSVLWDRLTMMVSNGWQGIVLVFATMWLFFSLRYSFWVAAGLPVAFLGGLFLMAQLGLSINIMSLVGLLMAIGIMMDDAIVIAESIAAHLDRGEEIDNAVIKGVKKVLPGVISSFLTTVCIFGSLLFLQGEMGAVLKAVPQVLILVLTLSLVEAFLILPNHLSHSLHKEKREKSPAKFKKKLLDGFENFRNTKLVSAVDKVVEYRYAFIGGVITLLLISVATIVGGILKFQPFPELDGDIAEARIILPPGSSLSQTEYVVEKIVASAEKLGKQWSIEKENGTPLVEHITSQFNANADANESGPHIATVRLDLLGAESRNTLIDEFISAWRADVGELAQPISLVFKQPTMGPGGRAIEIRAKHDDLEALKAASIDIQQYLNEFDGVHGVLDDMRMGKEEVLVKLRPGAETYGVNGQLIASQLRAAFFGQTADEIQVGVENISIEVRLDKVQAGDLQQLANFPIIMPDGSQIPLASIATLDFQRNYVRIQRIDGLRTISVFGDTDNTKANSTAIIRQFQQEEAPKLLKKYPGLRFDFEGEAKDTAETGASMGKGFALGLFGVFAILSYQFRSYLEPFVVMLAIPLAFIGVVWGHILLGHSLSMPSMMGFVSLAGIVVNDSILLVQYIRHHVDEGDSVHDSVVKASRERFRAVFLTSMTTAAGLLPLLTETSLQAQVIQPLVISIVFGIFASTLLVLFMIPAAYAILADFGLVHKHEEI
- a CDS encoding BCCT family transporter, with the translated sequence MSNLTQPMDGDSINATSAAANRSHTQHNAFFYKLELHNPVFWLSGTFLTAFVLLALFDAESLTGLVNQGFSLSTRYFGAFWQVLLLANFLIGLFMALSRLGDVRLGALSAPEIANSKWLAIVLCTLLAGGGVFWAAAEPIAHYVSQPPLFSHGTSPQNMAINALAQSFMHWGFLAWAILGGLSSIVLMHLHYEKGLPLKPRTLLYPVFGDRIHGVLGHIADACCIVAVAAGTIGPIGFLGLQISYALNSLFDVPDTFATQSIVILFAILAYTLSALSGLSKGIQIVSRYNVILAVLLVGYLLVFGPTGFIIDGYVQGIGRMVDNFFPMALYRNDSEWLSWWTVFFWGWFIGYGPMMAIFIARISRGRTLRQMILSISIAAPLITCFWFSVVGGSGLAFELESPGLISQAFEGFNLPAALLAITEQLPFATGISLLFLVLTTTFIVTTGDSMTYTISVVISGSTEPNGLMRCFWGVMMGIVAIALISVGSGGISALQSFIVITAVPVSFILLPSLWAAPTLANKMAKSQGLLR
- a CDS encoding efflux RND transporter periplasmic adaptor subunit; this translates as MKINKKLLFFPALAVGVIALVTAIKMKPQLPVKPAGDRARIVETIPLELRASAPLAIGFGKVEPKVEWKAIAEVSGRVVYRNPMLQKGQVLQAGTEVIRIDPLDYELKLVQAQADLKSAQTSLAKLSQEEANLKQTLKIEKNRLAIANKELERKQNLRKKGLTSQSDVDQQTQSALSQRKIVLDIENQIGLMPDEKRVAQALVKVNGSKVEEAQRSLEKTIITLPYDLRIAEVDIEQDQVVNQQQTMIVAHGINTMEVEAQLSIHDMHTLASSLGEFERDTSGIPKPDTSFINARIELNSGNVTATWPAKVSRISETVDPNQATAGVILEITQDYRALNPASAPPLVNGMFVRAYIEGQANPNWVIPERALHGNKVYLLNDLNQLDIRPVEVLYRRDNQVIIDGDFEQGEKLILNDLLPAIEGMQLKEATAEEPSV